In Polaribacter sp. Hel_I_88, the following proteins share a genomic window:
- a CDS encoding DUF4230 domain-containing protein, with the protein MRISRYILVFLVGFLIAKFWYKKDDSHQQKEEIRVVLNSIENMSKLVVSSGNFSEVYNYTDSKKYFYDYVSFDKKAIVTVNAKVEVGYDLSKLEIQVDSLARKIYINKLPKEDITIAPDVKYFDLQQSQFNTFSKNELNKINEKSIEKIKQTVELSNLKSEAKTRFFEEISKIYQLSAIYGWEVVNKTNSNFLTEFENQLD; encoded by the coding sequence ATGCGCATTTCAAGATATATATTGGTTTTTCTAGTCGGTTTTTTGATTGCCAAATTTTGGTATAAAAAAGACGATTCTCATCAACAAAAAGAAGAAATTAGAGTGGTTTTAAATTCCATAGAAAACATGAGTAAATTGGTGGTTTCTAGCGGAAATTTCTCTGAAGTATACAATTACACAGATTCAAAAAAATATTTTTACGACTATGTTTCCTTTGATAAAAAAGCCATTGTTACTGTAAATGCAAAAGTTGAGGTTGGGTACGATTTATCAAAATTAGAAATTCAGGTAGATTCTTTAGCTAGGAAAATTTATATAAACAAACTCCCAAAAGAAGACATTACAATTGCACCCGATGTAAAATATTTCGATTTGCAACAAAGTCAGTTTAATACATTTTCTAAAAATGAGTTAAATAAAATAAACGAAAAAAGCATCGAAAAAATTAAACAAACTGTTGAACTGTCTAATCTAAAATCGGAGGCAAAAACACGTTTTTTTGAAGAAATTTCAAAGATTTATCAATTATCAGCCATTTATGGTTGGGAAGTTGTAAATAAAACAAATTCGAACTTTTTAACAGAATTTGAGAACCAATTAGATTAA
- a CDS encoding glycine--tRNA ligase, giving the protein MAKQEDQFKKVLSHAKEYGYVFQSSEIYDGLSAVYDYAQNGVELKKNIRDYWWKAMVQMHENIVGIDAAILMHPTTWKASGHVDAFNDPLIDNKDSKKRYRADVLIEDYCAKIEGKINKEVDKAAKRFGDAFDKEEFLATNGRVVGYQEKIKSILARMGKSLSNEDLDDVKLLIEELEIADPLTGSRNWTEVKQFNLMFGTKIGASAENSTQVYLRPETAQGIFVNFLNVQKTGRMKIPFGIAQTGKAFRNEIVARQFIFRMREFEQMEMQYFVKPGTQKEWYENWKETRMKWHLSLGMGAENYRFHDHDKLAHYADAAADIEFNFPFGFKELEGIHSRTDFDLKAHEEHSGKKLQYFDHEENKSYTPYVVETSIGLDRMFLAVFSNSLVDEELENGSTRTVLKLPAVLAPYKAAIFPLVKKDGLPEVAKEIMEDLQWDFNVFYDEKDAVGKRYRRQDAAGTPFCITVDHDSLTDKCVTIRHRDSMEQERVAIADLKDIINAAVSVKTWLQRM; this is encoded by the coding sequence ATGGCAAAACAAGAAGATCAATTTAAAAAAGTTTTATCGCACGCAAAAGAATATGGTTATGTGTTTCAGTCTTCTGAAATTTATGACGGTTTAAGTGCGGTTTACGATTATGCTCAAAATGGAGTTGAGCTAAAGAAAAATATTAGAGATTATTGGTGGAAAGCAATGGTGCAAATGCACGAAAACATTGTGGGTATTGATGCTGCAATTTTAATGCACCCAACTACTTGGAAAGCTTCTGGACATGTAGATGCTTTTAACGATCCTTTAATTGATAACAAAGACTCTAAAAAACGTTACAGAGCTGATGTTTTAATAGAAGATTATTGTGCAAAAATTGAAGGCAAAATAAATAAGGAAGTAGACAAAGCTGCAAAACGTTTTGGAGATGCTTTTGATAAAGAAGAATTTTTAGCAACTAATGGAAGAGTTGTTGGGTATCAAGAAAAAATAAAGTCGATTTTAGCAAGAATGGGCAAATCTTTATCGAATGAAGATTTAGATGATGTTAAATTATTGATTGAAGAATTAGAAATTGCAGATCCTTTAACAGGTTCAAGAAACTGGACAGAAGTGAAGCAATTCAACTTAATGTTCGGAACAAAAATTGGGGCATCAGCAGAAAATTCTACGCAAGTTTATTTACGACCAGAAACTGCGCAAGGTATTTTTGTGAACTTTTTAAACGTACAAAAAACTGGGCGAATGAAAATTCCTTTTGGAATTGCACAAACAGGTAAAGCCTTTAGAAATGAAATTGTTGCAAGACAATTTATTTTTAGAATGCGTGAGTTTGAACAAATGGAAATGCAATATTTTGTAAAACCAGGAACGCAAAAAGAATGGTATGAAAACTGGAAAGAAACCAGAATGAAATGGCATTTAAGTTTAGGAATGGGTGCAGAAAATTATCGTTTTCATGACCATGATAAACTAGCACATTATGCAGATGCAGCAGCAGATATTGAGTTTAATTTCCCTTTTGGTTTTAAAGAATTAGAAGGAATTCACTCAAGAACTGATTTCGATTTAAAAGCACACGAAGAACATTCAGGAAAAAAATTACAATATTTTGATCATGAAGAAAATAAAAGTTACACACCTTATGTTGTAGAAACTTCTATTGGTTTAGACAGAATGTTTTTGGCGGTTTTCTCTAATTCTTTGGTTGATGAAGAGTTAGAAAATGGAAGTACAAGAACCGTTTTAAAATTACCAGCAGTTTTAGCACCTTACAAAGCAGCCATTTTTCCTTTGGTAAAAAAGGATGGTTTGCCAGAAGTTGCCAAAGAAATTATGGAAGACTTACAATGGGATTTCAATGTTTTTTATGACGAAAAAGATGCAGTTGGGAAACGTTATAGAAGACAAGATGCAGCAGGAACTCCATTTTGTATTACTGTAGATCATGATTCTTTAACAGATAAATGCGTAACTATAAGACATAGAGATTCTATGGAGCAAGAACGTGTTGCTATTGCAGATTTAAAAGATATTATAAATGCAGCAGTGTCTGTAAAAACTTGGTTGCAGAGAATGTAA
- a CDS encoding class I SAM-dependent methyltransferase: MSNRINFFKEAVKNIKTLGTVAPSSRFLSKKMLRKIDFQKAEVILELGPGNGAITNYILESLAPNARLICFEINDNFYHQLKKIKHPQLIVLKASAEKIEEELAKLNITKVPYIISSLPLTIIPDEVSDEILQKSYNILKNNGTFIQYQYSLTYYKKLKKVFKEAILLEFEPLNIPPAFIYHCKKVE; this comes from the coding sequence TTGTCTAATAGAATAAATTTTTTTAAAGAAGCTGTAAAAAACATTAAAACGTTGGGCACAGTTGCACCAAGTTCAAGATTTTTGTCGAAAAAAATGTTACGTAAAATCGATTTTCAAAAAGCTGAGGTTATCCTAGAATTAGGGCCAGGAAATGGCGCAATTACCAACTATATTTTAGAGAGTTTAGCACCAAATGCAAGACTAATTTGCTTTGAGATTAATGATAATTTTTATCATCAACTAAAAAAAATAAAACATCCACAACTAATTGTTTTAAAAGCTTCAGCAGAAAAAATTGAAGAAGAATTAGCAAAACTTAACATCACTAAAGTTCCTTATATTATCTCTAGTTTGCCACTTACCATTATTCCTGATGAAGTTTCGGATGAAATTCTGCAAAAATCATATAATATTCTAAAAAATAACGGAACCTTTATACAATATCAATACAGTTTAACGTACTATAAAAAATTGAAGAAAGTATTTAAAGAAGCTATTTTATTAGAGTTTGAGCCTTTAAATATTCCACCAGCATTTATTTATCATTGTAAAAAAGTCGAGTAA
- a CDS encoding ComF family protein, with translation MPLLKDLFHLFYPKLCVVCDAALIENENVLCTLCRHDLPLTNFQDFTSNKVTQTFYGKVLIEKGFALLFYRKKGSTLQLIHDLKYKGNEEISVFFGNWLGEMLAENEEFKKVDCIIPVPLHPKKMRERGYNQVTKFGKQLSFYLKKPFISNELVRISSTKTQTFKSRFERFNHLDTKFHLKNPAKFNNKHILLIDDVITTGATLEACAKEFLKAENCKISILTMAYTE, from the coding sequence ATGCCACTTTTAAAAGACTTATTCCATCTTTTTTATCCTAAATTGTGTGTTGTTTGTGATGCAGCTTTAATTGAAAACGAAAATGTACTTTGCACACTTTGCAGACACGATTTACCACTCACTAACTTCCAAGACTTTACAAGCAATAAAGTAACACAAACTTTTTATGGAAAAGTTTTAATTGAAAAAGGTTTTGCCTTATTATTTTACAGAAAAAAAGGAAGCACTTTACAATTAATTCACGATTTAAAATACAAAGGCAATGAAGAAATTAGTGTTTTCTTTGGCAATTGGCTAGGAGAAATGCTTGCAGAAAATGAAGAATTTAAGAAGGTCGATTGTATAATTCCTGTGCCTTTGCATCCCAAAAAAATGCGAGAAAGAGGCTATAATCAAGTTACAAAATTTGGCAAACAACTAAGTTTTTACTTAAAAAAACCTTTTATTAGTAACGAACTTGTTAGGATTTCATCAACCAAAACGCAAACGTTTAAATCTCGTTTTGAACGTTTTAATCATTTGGACACTAAATTTCATTTAAAAAATCCAGCGAAATTTAACAACAAACATATTTTACTAATTGACGATGTAATTACAACAGGTGCAACTTTAGAGGCGTGTGCAAAAGAGTTCTTAAAAGCAGAAAATTGTAAGATAAGTATTTTAACAATGGCATATACTGAGTGA
- a CDS encoding Ig-like domain-containing protein, which yields MLISFVFITNCARTGRPDGGPKDESAPLFVVAKPANETINFNKKEIIIEFDEFIKLKDVNKQLVVSPPMKNPPIITPQGTASKNIKIEIIDTLKSNTTYIFNFGNAVEDNNESNILENFKYVFSTGTYIDSLKTSGTVKDAILQENPKDVSVLLYRLDSSFNDSIIYKQKPNYVTNNIDTVGFQFTNLRKGKYLLLALQESIRDYIFDSTTDKIGFYTDTIQLPRDSILTKPIILFKENQPYQFARGKEITKGKIEFGFEGDGKDLQINLLSDVPKDFKSVSKFMVDKDTLNYWFTPFEADSLNFTVANREFLDTLTVKLRKNKLDSLVLNASSKNVLQLRDTFYIESNNPIVKIDTTKINLIDKDTIAVNYSTLVSSKENKIGFIFEKQPKEKYRFKAYPAAFEDIFGIQNDTLSYNFSTKQIDDYARITLNVNNVNSKNLIIELLSGNKQDELIERTFISTSTKIVFDLLEPKKYTVRAIIDENKNNKWDTGNYLKKQLAERIIYNQTINKLDIRANFFLEENFTVE from the coding sequence TTGTTGATATCATTCGTTTTTATAACCAATTGTGCTAGAACTGGCAGACCAGATGGTGGTCCAAAAGATGAAAGTGCACCTTTGTTTGTGGTTGCAAAACCAGCAAATGAAACCATCAACTTTAATAAAAAAGAAATTATCATAGAATTTGATGAATTTATTAAGCTAAAAGATGTTAATAAACAGTTGGTAGTTTCGCCACCAATGAAAAATCCTCCTATAATTACACCTCAAGGAACTGCAAGTAAAAACATTAAAATTGAAATTATAGATACTTTAAAATCAAATACAACCTATATTTTTAATTTTGGAAATGCTGTAGAAGATAATAACGAAAGTAATATTTTAGAGAACTTTAAATATGTTTTTTCAACAGGAACTTATATTGATTCTTTAAAAACTTCAGGAACTGTAAAAGATGCTATTTTACAAGAAAACCCTAAAGATGTAAGCGTTTTATTATACAGATTAGATAGTTCTTTTAACGATTCTATCATCTACAAACAAAAACCAAATTACGTTACTAATAATATAGATACTGTTGGTTTTCAATTTACAAATCTTAGAAAAGGAAAGTATTTATTGTTGGCTTTACAAGAAAGTATAAGAGATTATATTTTTGATTCTACAACCGATAAAATTGGTTTTTATACAGATACAATTCAACTACCAAGAGATAGTATTTTAACAAAACCTATTATATTATTTAAGGAAAACCAGCCTTATCAATTTGCAAGAGGTAAAGAAATTACCAAAGGTAAAATTGAATTTGGTTTTGAGGGGGATGGAAAAGATTTGCAGATAAATTTGTTATCTGATGTTCCAAAAGACTTTAAAAGTGTCTCGAAATTTATGGTTGATAAAGACACCTTAAATTATTGGTTTACGCCTTTTGAAGCAGATTCTTTAAATTTTACGGTTGCCAACAGAGAGTTTTTAGATACGTTAACCGTAAAATTAAGAAAAAACAAGTTAGATTCTCTAGTGTTAAATGCTTCTTCCAAAAATGTTTTACAATTAAGAGATACTTTTTACATAGAGAGTAACAACCCAATTGTAAAAATTGATACTACTAAAATTAATTTAATTGATAAAGATACAATCGCTGTAAATTACAGCACGTTGGTTTCTAGTAAAGAGAATAAAATAGGTTTTATTTTTGAAAAGCAACCCAAAGAAAAATATCGTTTTAAAGCCTATCCTGCTGCTTTTGAAGATATTTTTGGCATTCAAAACGATACACTTAGTTATAATTTTAGCACCAAACAAATTGATGATTATGCAAGAATTACATTAAATGTAAATAATGTAAATTCTAAAAATTTAATTATCGAATTATTATCTGGAAACAAACAAGATGAATTGATAGAACGTACATTTATTTCCACATCTACCAAAATTGTGTTTGATTTATTAGAACCTAAAAAATATACAGTAAGAGCTATTATTGATGAAAACAAAAACAATAAATGGGATACTGGAAATTATCTTAAAAAGCAATTGGCTGAAAGAATTATTTACAATCAAACCATTAACAAATTAGATATCAGAGCCAACTTTTTCTTGGAAGAAAATTTTACAGTTGAATAA
- a CDS encoding cystathionine gamma-synthase: MKFNTKTIHGGQQPEEATGAVMPPIFQTSTFAQFSPGQHKGYGYARGANPTRTALENSLASLENGTHGFAFASGMAAIDCVLRLLKPGDEIIAGDDLYGGTYRMFTQLFQKYGLEFSYVDMDSVENVTKAITQKTKLIWIETPTNPLMKIADIQEISSAVKNENSNILIAVDNTFATPYLQKPLDLGADIVMHSATKYLGGHSDLIMGALMVNEEKLAKEIHFIQFAAGAIAGPMDSFLALRGIKTLHVRMQRHCENGKAVAEFLENHPKVGTVYFPGLEKHPSHKIAKKQMKDFGGMVSFKLKDDNKVATFKFLENTKLFTLAESLGGVESLVNHPVTMSHASIPEQERLKIGITDNLIRLSVGIEDIEDILADLEQALSL, encoded by the coding sequence ATGAAATTCAACACTAAAACAATTCACGGAGGTCAACAACCAGAAGAAGCAACAGGAGCTGTAATGCCACCAATTTTTCAAACCTCTACTTTTGCACAATTCAGTCCTGGTCAACATAAAGGGTATGGCTATGCAAGAGGAGCAAACCCAACAAGAACAGCGTTAGAAAACAGTTTGGCATCCTTAGAAAATGGTACACATGGTTTTGCTTTTGCCTCTGGAATGGCTGCCATAGATTGTGTGTTAAGATTACTGAAACCTGGAGACGAAATTATTGCTGGAGACGATTTGTATGGAGGAACCTACAGAATGTTTACGCAATTATTTCAAAAATATGGTTTGGAATTTTCTTATGTAGACATGGATTCAGTTGAAAATGTAACCAAAGCAATCACTCAAAAAACAAAATTAATCTGGATTGAAACTCCAACAAATCCACTGATGAAAATTGCAGATATTCAAGAAATTTCATCAGCAGTTAAAAATGAAAACAGCAATATTTTAATAGCTGTAGATAATACTTTCGCCACTCCATATTTACAAAAACCTTTAGATTTAGGAGCAGATATTGTAATGCATTCTGCCACAAAATATTTGGGAGGTCATTCAGATTTAATTATGGGAGCTTTAATGGTAAATGAAGAAAAGCTGGCAAAAGAAATCCATTTTATACAATTTGCAGCTGGTGCAATTGCTGGTCCAATGGATTCTTTTTTAGCTTTAAGAGGTATCAAAACCTTACATGTTAGAATGCAAAGACACTGTGAAAATGGCAAAGCAGTTGCTGAGTTTTTAGAAAATCATCCAAAAGTTGGTACTGTTTATTTTCCTGGTTTAGAAAAGCATCCAAGTCATAAAATTGCCAAAAAACAGATGAAAGATTTTGGAGGAATGGTTTCTTTTAAACTAAAAGATGACAACAAAGTAGCAACTTTTAAATTCTTAGAGAACACAAAATTGTTTACGTTGGCAGAATCTTTAGGAGGTGTTGAAAGTTTGGTGAATCACCCTGTAACTATGAGCCATGCATCAATTCCAGAGCAAGAACGTTTAAAAATCGGAATTACAGATAATTTAATAAGATTAAGTGTTGGGATTGAAGATATAGAAGATATCTTGGCAGATTTAGAGCAAGCTTTGAGTTTATAA
- a CDS encoding DinB family protein, with translation MNIQFDILRKSRALLLNELEGLTLEQIHKIPTGFKNNIAWNVAHVVVTQQLLHYKFSGLNCLCPDDLIDNYKKGTEPTKNFTEEEFEEVKDLLMGFPDTLQEDYEAGIFENYTEYTTSTGVILTSMDVAIPFNNFHEGIHYGIVRSIKKFL, from the coding sequence ATGAACATACAATTTGATATTTTAAGAAAATCTAGAGCACTACTTTTAAACGAATTAGAAGGATTAACTTTAGAGCAAATACACAAAATTCCGACAGGATTCAAGAATAATATTGCTTGGAATGTAGCACATGTAGTAGTTACACAACAATTGTTGCATTATAAATTTTCTGGTTTAAATTGTTTGTGTCCAGACGATTTAATTGACAATTATAAAAAAGGAACTGAACCAACAAAAAACTTTACAGAAGAAGAATTTGAAGAAGTAAAAGATTTGTTAATGGGCTTTCCAGATACTTTACAAGAAGATTATGAAGCTGGTATTTTCGAGAATTATACAGAATATACAACAAGTACAGGTGTTATTTTAACGTCTATGGATGTTGCAATTCCGTTCAATAATTTCCATGAAGGCATTCATTATGGCATTGTAAGATCTATCAAAAAGTTTCTATAA
- a CDS encoding arsenate reductase family protein gives MKKVYFLQTCDTCKRILKEVNTEGFEKREIKSNPISEKELAEMYALSESYEALFNKRARLYTSLGLKDKNLSESDYKKYLLEEYTFLKRPVFLVDGEIFIGNSKKVIEKLKEMPL, from the coding sequence ATGAAGAAAGTATATTTTTTGCAAACTTGTGATACCTGCAAACGAATTTTAAAGGAAGTAAACACAGAGGGTTTTGAAAAACGTGAAATTAAGTCAAACCCAATTTCTGAAAAAGAATTGGCTGAAATGTATGCGCTTTCTGAAAGTTACGAAGCCTTGTTTAACAAACGTGCAAGATTGTATACTTCTTTGGGTTTAAAGGATAAAAACTTGTCTGAAAGTGATTATAAGAAATATCTTTTAGAAGAATATACGTTTTTAAAACGTCCCGTTTTTTTGGTTGATGGTGAAATATTTATTGGAAACAGTAAAAAAGTTATAGAAAAATTAAAAGAAATGCCCCTTTAA
- a CDS encoding DUF4252 domain-containing protein, giving the protein MKLFTTILSLFLTLSAFAQQTTFKNFYDNHQEQSAFSMNLSASFAGSFLSDDDNDDFKKLLKKSGDFKLMVFNNEDSSVSKDFKKYIRKNNLKTMARVKSDKSRASFYILEENDMIKEIVLQANSDEDQLVLFGLKTNITKDELAKIMSNSKVNITSD; this is encoded by the coding sequence ATGAAACTATTCACAACAATTTTATCTTTATTTTTAACTTTAAGTGCTTTTGCACAACAAACTACCTTCAAAAACTTTTACGATAATCATCAAGAACAATCTGCTTTTTCAATGAATTTATCAGCATCTTTTGCTGGTTCTTTTTTAAGTGATGATGATAATGACGATTTTAAAAAACTACTAAAAAAGTCGGGCGATTTTAAATTAATGGTCTTTAATAACGAGGATTCATCAGTATCAAAAGATTTTAAAAAGTACATCAGAAAAAACAATTTAAAAACAATGGCTCGTGTAAAAAGCGATAAAAGTAGAGCTTCTTTTTATATTTTAGAAGAAAACGATATGATCAAAGAAATTGTACTTCAAGCCAATAGTGATGAAGATCAATTGGTCTTATTTGGTTTAAAAACCAATATTACTAAAGACGAACTCGCAAAAATAATGAGCAACTCTAAAGTAAATATTACCTCAGATTAA
- a CDS encoding type II toxin-antitoxin system RelE/ParE family toxin produces the protein MKLLSYKLSKKADFDLEEIFEHTEITYGYEQAIFYLTHLENLFENLVLQPEIGRQRNQIKKGLFSITEQEHTIFYRIFESNIRIVRVLHGRRDLARNFKN, from the coding sequence ATGAAATTACTTTCTTATAAATTATCAAAAAAAGCAGATTTTGATTTAGAAGAAATTTTTGAACATACAGAAATTACCTATGGATATGAACAAGCTATATTTTATCTTACTCATTTAGAAAACTTATTCGAGAATTTAGTATTACAACCAGAAATAGGTCGACAAAGAAATCAAATAAAAAAAGGTTTATTTTCAATTACAGAGCAAGAACATACAATTTTTTACAGAATTTTTGAAAGCAATATTAGAATTGTTAGAGTTTTACATGGAAGAAGAGATTTAGCTAGAAACTTTAAAAATTAA
- a CDS encoding type II toxin-antitoxin system ParD family antitoxin, with the protein MNVSFTKKQEDYISKQVETGEYQNNSEVIRDALRLHSIYREKVIQDLRIEIEKGWSGAPSKRSVSDIIKSKKKH; encoded by the coding sequence ATGAATGTTAGTTTTACAAAAAAGCAAGAAGATTATATTTCCAAACAAGTAGAAACTGGAGAGTATCAGAATAATAGCGAAGTTATTAGAGATGCTTTGAGATTACACAGTATATACAGAGAAAAAGTAATACAAGATTTAAGGATTGAAATTGAAAAAGGTTGGTCTGGAGCTCCAAGTAAAAGGTCTGTTTCTGATATTATTAAAAGTAAAAAGAAACATTAA
- a CDS encoding glycosyltransferase family 4 protein: protein MKPILIHTHFHKRKTGVTRSIENVLPFFVEEFETYVYGSNIDGNQITKSKLKKILFSSDVKKVVHCHRNNEILRMLVYRLLGAKFLLVATRHAETKPSKLTLFLLKKADKVITLIKSMSHNLGIENTIVGHGVKVHEFVPNPTKKLPKISQKNIILNAGRIRKQKGQLVLLEAAKVLKEHKNWALVLVGKIDKPEFSEELKAIVKKHQLENQVYFVKETRDIISYYQAAKIVVAPSFSEGFSLVTAEAMSCECSVIATKNVGVHSEIITHAKNGYLFEAGNVTELETLLSKSIQGEIPHLGQQARQEILQNWSAKKEAESLMEIYKG, encoded by the coding sequence TTGAAACCAATCTTAATCCATACTCATTTTCACAAACGCAAAACAGGCGTTACAAGAAGCATAGAAAACGTGCTTCCTTTTTTTGTTGAGGAATTTGAAACTTATGTTTATGGCTCTAATATTGATGGAAATCAAATAACCAAATCAAAATTAAAAAAAATATTATTTTCTTCGGATGTAAAGAAAGTGGTGCATTGTCATCGAAATAATGAGATTTTGAGGATGCTTGTTTATCGACTTTTAGGAGCAAAATTTTTGCTTGTTGCCACAAGACATGCAGAAACAAAACCATCAAAATTAACGCTGTTTTTACTAAAAAAAGCAGACAAAGTAATTACGCTTATCAAAAGCATGAGCCATAATTTAGGCATTGAAAACACGATTGTTGGGCATGGAGTTAAGGTGCACGAATTTGTACCAAATCCCACTAAAAAGTTACCAAAAATTTCCCAAAAGAATATCATTTTAAATGCTGGCAGAATAAGAAAACAAAAAGGGCAACTTGTGTTGTTAGAGGCAGCCAAAGTTCTAAAAGAACATAAAAACTGGGCTTTAGTTTTGGTTGGTAAAATAGACAAACCAGAATTTTCGGAGGAATTAAAAGCGATTGTTAAAAAACATCAATTAGAAAATCAAGTTTATTTTGTGAAGGAAACAAGAGATATTATTTCTTATTACCAAGCAGCAAAAATTGTGGTGGCACCAAGTTTTTCCGAAGGTTTTTCTTTGGTTACTGCAGAAGCTATGAGTTGCGAATGTTCTGTAATTGCCACAAAAAATGTGGGTGTTCATTCGGAAATTATTACACATGCTAAAAACGGTTATTTATTTGAAGCTGGTAATGTTACTGAATTAGAAACACTTTTATCGAAATCTATTCAAGGAGAAATACCACATTTAGGCCAACAAGCAAGACAAGAAATTCTACAAAATTGGAGCGCAAAAAAAGAAGCTGAGAGTTTGATGGAGATTTATAAGGGTTAA
- a CDS encoding thymidine kinase, with amino-acid sequence MFLENTVNHTEQFGWIEVICGSMFSGKTEELIRRLKRAQFAKQSVEIFKPAVDTRYDDEEVVSHNDNRIRSTPVPVSSNIRLLATNVDVVGIDEAQFFDDEIVAVCNDLANRGIRVIVAGLDMDFKGNPFGPMPALMATAEYVTKVHAVCTHTGNLAHYSFRKAQNDKLVMLGETQEYEPLSRAAYYKANKKKQEEIALAKKNSESNLDSKQGSADAQINLKIE; translated from the coding sequence ATGTTTCTTGAAAATACAGTAAATCATACAGAACAATTTGGTTGGATAGAAGTAATTTGTGGTTCTATGTTTTCTGGAAAAACAGAGGAATTAATTAGGCGTTTAAAGCGTGCGCAATTTGCAAAACAAAGTGTAGAAATTTTTAAACCTGCTGTAGATACACGCTATGATGATGAGGAAGTTGTATCTCATAATGATAATAGAATTCGCTCAACTCCTGTTCCTGTTTCTTCAAATATTCGTTTGTTAGCAACCAACGTAGATGTTGTTGGTATTGATGAAGCACAGTTTTTTGATGATGAAATTGTGGCTGTTTGTAACGATTTAGCAAACAGAGGAATTCGTGTAATTGTGGCTGGTTTAGATATGGATTTTAAAGGAAATCCTTTTGGCCCAATGCCTGCTTTAATGGCAACTGCAGAATATGTTACCAAAGTGCATGCTGTTTGCACGCACACAGGTAATTTAGCGCATTATAGTTTTAGAAAAGCGCAAAATGATAAGTTGGTTATGTTAGGTGAAACCCAAGAATATGAGCCTTTAAGCAGAGCTGCTTATTATAAAGCGAATAAAAAAAAGCAAGAAGAAATTGCTTTGGCTAAAAAGAATAGTGAATCTAATTTAGATTCTAAACAAGGCTCAGCTGATGCGCAAATAAATTTAAAAATAGAGTAA